One genomic segment of Epinephelus fuscoguttatus linkage group LG19, E.fuscoguttatus.final_Chr_v1 includes these proteins:
- the LOC125878794 gene encoding lipopolysaccharide-induced tumor necrosis factor-alpha factor homolog translates to MTDSEQPTQPPSYNVKTYDVHTPFTPYQRPDGSTNLTPVYTSGGGNLNAGLESGDGKKRFVSYDGALGDSPGMTTCTSCQQQVMTNVTYKAGTYAWLMCLLFICCGLVLCCCLIPFFMNRFKDAYHTCPRCNKVLHVEKRKCCK, encoded by the exons ATGACTGACAGTGAACAACCAACACAACCCCCTTCCTACAACG TGAAGACTTACGACGTCCACACCCCATTCACCCCTTACCAAAGACCAGATGGGAGCACAAATCTCACGCCAG TGTACACCAGCGGAGGAGGCAACCTCAATGCAGGTTTGGAATCTGGAGATGGCAAAAAGAGATTTGTGAGCTACGATGGGGCACTGGGGGATTCTCCCGGCATGACGACCTGCACCTCCTGCCAGCAGCAGGTCATGACCAATGTCACCTACAAAGCAGGGACCTATGCCTGGCTGATGTGCCTACTCTTCATCTGCTGCGG gttAGTCCTGTGCTGCTGCCTGATTCCCTTCTTCATGAACAGGTTCAAGGATGCGTACCACACGTGCCCCCGCTGCAACAAAGTGCTGCACGTTGAAAAGAGAAAATGCTGTAAATGA
- the slc2a6 gene encoding solute carrier family 2, facilitated glucose transporter member 6 — MGEETPLLNRPTSSESKISNSRLYLAVFAAVLGNFSFGYSLVYSSPVLPKLKSPDADPRLRMDTEQAAWFGSIYTLGAAAGGLGAMLLNDLIGRKLSIMMSAVPSTIGYMLMGGAFHLWMLHTGRFLTGVAGGMTAASIPVYISEISHKAVRGALGSCPQITAVFGALALYAMGLVIPWRWLAVAGEVPALLMVVLLAFMPRSPRRLLVLGQEQKAEGVIRWLRGKHYDTQSELSAIKHSINTQGKVTWSELATPNYYRPIFISVMMRFLQQMTGITPILVYLEPIFSKSKVPLEAKYDAAIVGAVRLFSVAVAACLMDKAGRKALLYTSSMLMFLSALTLTMNSHTTPCPPGPAPPNVTVGLDYTLAASHQSAASLIPLISTMVFIFGYAMGWGPITWLLMSEVLPLVARGVASGLCVTVSWLTAFMLTHAFAHLEDKYGLYVPYLIFTVVCVLCLLFNAVCIPETRGRSLEEIENYFRTGRTFTINRSQSTTQSS, encoded by the exons ATGGGTGAAGAGACTCCACTGCTCAACAGACCAACATCATCTGAATCCAAG ATCAGTAACTCCAGACTGTACCTGGCCGTCTTTGCAGCTGTCCTGGGGAACTTCAGCTTTGGTTACTCTCTGGTCTACTCGTCCCCGGTCCTGCCGAAGCTCAAGAGCCCTGATGCTGACCCTCGGCTCAGGATGGACACGGAGCAGGCAGCCTGGTTCGGCTCCATCTACACACTGGGTGCAGCGGCTGGAGGGCTGGGGGCCATGCTGCTCAACGACTTGATTGGACGGAAGCTGAGCATCATGATGTCAGCAGTGCCTTCGACGATAGG ATACATGCTGATGGGAGGGGCTTTCCACttgtggatgcttcacacggGCCGTTTCCTCACAGGTGTTGCTGGTGGGATGACCGCAGCATCCATCCCT GTTTACATCTCAGAGATCTCCCACAAGGCAGTGAGAGGAGCGTTGGGCTCCTGTCCTCAGATCACTGCTGTGTTTGGGGCACTGGCGCTCTACGCCATGG GTCTGGTGATACCTTGGCGGTGGCTGGCAGTGGCGGGGGAGGTGCCAGCTTTGCTGATGGTTGTGCTGCTAGCGTTCATGCCCAGGTCCCCCAGGAGGCTCCTCGTTCTGGGCCAAGAACAGAAGGCTGAGGGGGTCATCCGCTGGCTGAGGGGAAAACACTACGACACACAGTCTGAGCTCAGTGCCATAAAG CACAGCATCAACACACAGGGTAAAGTCACATGGTCAGAGCTGGCCACACCCAACTACTACCGGCCAATCTTCATCTCAGTGATGATGCGTTTCCTGCAGCAGATGACGGGCATCACGCCCATCTTGGTGTACCTGGAGCCCATCTTTTCCAAAAGCAAAGTTCCCCTCGAGGCCAa GTATGATGCTGCCATTGTGGGTGCGGTCCGCCTCTTTTCTGTTGCCGTGGCAGCCTGTTTAATGGACAAGGCAGGACGGAAGGCCCTGCTTTACACATCCAGCATGCTGATGTTCCTGTCCGCACTGACTCTGACCATGAACTCCCATACCACACCTTGCCCTCCAGGCCCCGCCCCTCCTAATGTCACCGTGGGTTTGGACTACACTTTGGCTGCTAGCCACCAATCTGCAGCAAGCCTCATTCCTCTCATCAGCACCATGGTGTTTATATTTG GATACGCCATGGGATGGGGCCCAATCACATGGCTGCTGATGTCTGAGGTGCTGCCGCTGGTTGCCCGGGGCGTTGCCTCAggtctgtgtgtgactgtcagCTGGTTGACGGCCTTCATGCTCACGCACGCCTTCGCACACCTGGAGGACAAGTACGGCCTGTATGTGCCCTACCTGATTTTTACAGTGGTGTGCGTGCTCTGTCTGCTGTTCAACGCCGTGTGCATCCCAGAGACTAGGGGCCGCTCACTGGAGGAAATAGAGAACTATTTTAGGACTGGACGTACGTTCACCATCAACCGGAGTCAGTCCACCACACAGTCAAGCTGA